In a single window of the Drosophila albomicans strain 15112-1751.03 chromosome 3, ASM965048v2, whole genome shotgun sequence genome:
- the LOC117570679 gene encoding uncharacterized protein LOC117570679, producing MALIDTAWRCRLMIFGILTLLLVGDLVGFGGLSVRGVKSDNPDDNPLQGGGAPTGPAAAAGKFPEKNAEIDIGEEHDFDEFSAAAALKPNTGIVTGANLKTKSQLTDTIKESCLPKMLCELAAKPEYELSEKERELLRLIRSPTMPWMMNMPPSKWYFAAHMGELMRHTADNLHGPMGCANLWPNCPISSKKLMKLSYKVRV from the exons ATGGCGCTCATTGACACCGCTTGGCGTTGCCGCCTCATGATCTTTGGCATCCTCACTCTCCTCCTCGTGGGCGATCTCGTTGGCTTCGGCGGTCTGAGTGTGCGTGGCGTTAAATCGGATAATCCCGATGATAATCCCCTCCAGGGCGGTGGAGCACCCACTGGaccggcagctgctgctggcaagTTTCCGGAGAAGAATGCTGAAATCGATATAGGCGAAG AGCATGACTTCGACGAGTTCTCTGCGGCGGCAGCATTGAAGCCCAACACAGGAATTGTGACGGGAGCAAATCTAAAGACAAAATCACAATTAACGGATACGATCAAAGAATCCTGTTTACCCAAAATGTTGTGTGAATTGGCTGCAAAGCCAGAATATGAGTTGAGTGAAAAGGAGAGGGAATTGCTGCGCTTGATAAG ATCACCCACCATGCCCTGGATGATGAATATGCCGCCGAGCAAATGGTATTTTGCTGCTCATATGGGGGAACTGATGCGACATACAGCCGACAATCTACATGGTCCAATGGGCTGTGCTAATCTCTGGCCAAATTGCCCGATCAGCTCAAAGAAGCTGATGAAACTGAGCTACAAGGTGCGCGTTtag
- the LOC117569804 gene encoding uncharacterized protein LOC117569804: protein MNLRYICTLSALPTLYVLLVLLSEFIEEGLAQSQDPLFELPVQLVGFPVIVLSVRLSQFAKKLAYSLSPSTYRSRSRRDASHPLSLDAELAQKEILREFGPRACILEEPCRVHASRPGSQRRPLGDGNAAPHAPWEEVLRNYKVQSSGGMKQWYLLSLFIGDAVRDVPLCKHLAKRMPCPGTGPLPPPQPR from the exons ATGAATCTACGCTACATTTGCACCTTGTCGGCGCTGCCCACGCTCTATGTGCTGCTCGTTCTGCTCTCGGAATTCATCGAGGAGGGTTTGGCCCAGTCTCAGGATCCTTTATTTGAATTGCCTGTGCAGCTAGTTGGTTTCCCGGTGATTGTGCTCTCGGTGCGTTTGTCGCAGTTTGCCAAAAAGTTGGCCTACTCCCTGAGTCCAA gCACTTATCGTTCTCGCAGCAGACGCGATGCCAGCCATCCGCTCTCCTTGGACGCCGAGTTGGCTCAGAAGGAGATCTTGCGTGAGTTTGGACCGAGGGCTTGCATTCTAGAGGAGCCTTGCCGTGTTCATGCCTCACGTCCTGGCAGCCAGCGACGCCCGTTAGGCGATGGCAATGCTGCACCACATGCACCCTGGGAGGAGGTGCTGAG GAACTACAAAGTGCAATCAAGCGGCGGCATGAAACAATGGTATCTGCTCTCGCTCTTCATCGGCGACGCTGTGCGAGATGTTCCGCTATGCAAGCACCTGGCCAAGCGGATGCCATGTCCAGGCACTGGACCACTGCCGCCTCCGCAGCCGCGCTAA
- the LOC117571857 gene encoding uncharacterized protein LOC117571857, with protein sequence MQFRQQPQSMLWKIAFLIIALVGDVSCIRNGDGNDEQKHISAKLKNFFPSEPLPDNHNNNSPLPAQASQTSARVTNGGFRPSQMLEFTPSDVMHGGTKRYPPSYLEPNYKHHVPSTLANLSPQQSAMDKQFAFPDEPTATTYHHSFGGSQQIPTTPVVSYLDPFTQQNYRYTPTSPPPSTPSFIQYQREQPVEQGDQAYTVQSSLLVGNHSPQQQQQTRPGHVEDVYLKRPGYVFDESPSSAYRRPAATTAATTTTAKATSTHKISYDSHDYPPPSYATQQTSNFVPQAPQPQAPRPPRPTPPSYRPTYNRQDVNDNRPLAGPSIHEASYASQPQFSSPSAASYPSQSSSSSSSNYANNFGNYLQRPTGYPSQSHSPSYASNPSHYQYESLVRPQQYQQQQQQQQQQQYQRPGHNYYQYQIGEIPPQQQQQQQFNYRPAPAYHPPTQSTNLGGGGGGGGGLATLASLLSSTQQYAPQFTNLLLGGGGSGGGFGGGVGGASSSASPLGSLLGAFTGQQQHSRPPTTQLIRALENIARNDDLQCVPKVLCQMIAGQTLRGQLPGFITSPAITNFLAGFPAASPALIYGRAALLGISGGERSCIRTYEQCPKNEMEIIHYLNNHRGGFFKFFSEPEEQTAEAQQSESGGGSLFSILSALTGGGGGGGGLGQVTRTTPRPVARPTQRPSTDIADGIGSFFTRVLSEYLNGVEYERRRRRRRRSLLPTEIKRSIQTDNERLMAVDFHDEEDDLDTQTPVKFQDDDEAEAAQAHTELIGVLQFPEDAETEGRILHFKDIASEEHNVDGAVRFPDATPEAQVIHDFNRNAAQRKLRFPQEQSEGERQAKQMQLTEGWRAVLPNGLGVEDYGVNKRRGKRIVFKDNNEQLEDLDERLREEQEEEDRRLREEAVEQQRLRAEEEERQRLRAEEEEQQRLREEAEEDRRQRAEEEEEKRQREYQREKELRNLQLQEEQRKQQHTPLNALYEQAAPPQRGARVIFPDHYERHIRRGKILNKPTYAPSYDYHNEVRPEEQEQQLVVSDEHRPTYYRIETADYQANTLGQNFMNYGEYMPGNTASYMAGNTVRFVEPLDRPQYNAHYNYPNTNYISDNRYSSAYQASSTRRPKHEDDKNIYINNSQGVTEYYIRPDGRKVYLASG encoded by the exons ATGCAGTTTCGACAGCAgccgcaaagtatgctatggaaaattgcatttctaatTATCGCATTAGTCGGCGACGTGTCGTGCATAAGAAATGGCGACGGAAATGACGA GCAAAAACACATTTCCGCCAAGCTAAAGAACTTTTTTCCCTCGGAGCCGCTGCccgacaaccacaacaacaattcccCACTCCCAGCACAAGCATCACAGACCTCGGCACGGGTCACCAACGGTGGCTTTCGACCCTCGCAAATGCTCGAATTCACGCCCTCGGATGTGATGCACGGCGGCACAAAGCGCTATCCGCCCAGTTACCTCGAACCCAACTATAAGCATCATGTGCCCAGCACCTTGGCCAATCTCAGTCCCCAGCAATCGGCCATGGACAAGCAGTTTGCATTTCCCGACGAACCCACAGCGACGACTTATCACCACAGCTTTGGCGGCTCACAACAAATACCCACGACACCGGTGGTCAGCTATCTGGATCCATTTACACAGCAAAACTATCGCTACACACCCACATCCCCACCGCCCTCAACTCCCTCCTTCATACAGTACCAACGAGAGCAGCCGGTGGAGCAGGGAGATCAGGCCTACACAGTGCAATCGTCGTTGCTTGTGGGCAATCACtcgccacaacagcagcagcagacacgTCCCGGCCACGTGGAAGACGTATATTTAAAGCGTCCCGGCTATGTGTTCGATGAGAGTCCATCCTCAGCATATCGTCGTCCTGCAGccacaacggcagcaacaacaacaacagcgaaggCTACTTCGACACATAAAATTTCATACGATTCGCATGATTACCCGCCACCAAGCTATGCCACCCAACAGACATCCAATTTTGTGCCACAAGCGCCGCAACCACAAGCACCACGTCCACCCCGGCCAACACCCCCATCGTATAGGCCAACGTACAACCGTCAAGACGTCAATGACAACAGGCCATTAGCAGGACCATCGATACACGAAGCCTCTTATGCATCGCAGCCGCAATTCTCTTCGCCATCTGCAGCCTCATACCCTTCCcagtcatcgtcgtcgtcgtcgtctaaTTATGCAAACAACTTTGGTAATTATTTGCAGCGACCCACCGGCTACCCCAGTCAATCCCACTCCCCTTCCTATGCGTCCAACCCCTCGCACTATCAGTACGAGTCACTGGTAAGACCACAGCAataccaacagcaacaacaacaacaacagcagcagcagtatcaGCGACCGGGACACAATTACTACCAGTATCAAATTGGTGAAATACctccacagcagcaacagcaacaacaattcaactATCGTCCAGCTCCCGCCTATCACCCGCCCACACAATCTACAAATTtaggaggaggcggaggaggaggaggtggtcTGGCTACTTTGGCATCGCTGCTTAGCTCAACACAACAATATGCGCCACAATTTACGAATCTACTTCTGGGTGGCGGCGGTTCAGGGGGAGGTTTCGGCGGTGGCGTAGGTGGTGCTAGCTCTTCGGCCAGCCCATTAGGCAGTCTCTTAGGCGCATTCAcggggcagcaacagcatagCAGACCACCGACCACACAGCTCATTAGAGCACTAGAGAATATCGCACGCAACGACGATTTGCAGTGTGTGCCCAAGGTGCTCTGCCAGATGATTGCCGGTCAAACGTTACGTGGCCAACTGCCCGGATTCATAACATCGCCGGCCATAACCAA TTTCCTTGCCGGCTTCCCAGCTGCCTCGCCAGCTCTTATTTACGGAAGAGCCGCATTGCTCGGCATAAGTGGCGGCGAGCGAAGTTGCATACGGACTTATGAGCAGTGTCCCAAGAATGAG ATGGAAATCATTCACTATCTGAACAATCATCGCGGCGGCTTTTTTAAGTTCTTCAGCGAACCGGAAGAGCAGACAGCGGAGGCACAGCAAAGTGAATCTGGCGGCGGTTCATTGTTCAGCATTCTCTCGGCACTGACAGGAGGCGGTGGCGGAGGCGGTGGTCTGGGGCAGGTGACGCGCACCACGCCGCGGCCAGTGGCACGACCCACACAAAGACCCAGCACGGACATTGCCGATGGCATTGGCAGCTTCTTTACTCGCGTGCTGTCCGAGTATTTGAATGGTGTGGAGTATGAGCGACGTCGtcggaggagaaggagaagtcTGTTGCCAACGGAAATTAAACGCAGCATTCAGACGGATAATGAACGTTTGATGGCCGTTGATTTTCACGATGAAGAAGATGACTTGGATACACAGACGCCCGTCAAGTTTCAAGACGATGACGAGGCGGAGGCAGCTCAAGCTCACACCGAACTGATTGGTGTGCTACAATTTCCCGAAGATGCCGAGACCGAGGGGCGCATACTGCACTTCAAGGACATTGCTAGTGAAGAGCATAATGTCGATGGTGCCGTGCGATTTCCGGATGCCACGCCGGAAGCCCAAGTTATCCACGACTTTAATCGCAATGCAGCTCAGCGTAAATTGAGATTTCCACAGGAGCAAAGCGAAGGTGAACGACAGGCCAAGCAGATGCAACTCACCGAGGGCTGGAGAGCTGTGCTGCCCAATGGATTGGGCGTGGAGGATTACGGTGTAAACAAGCGGCGTGGCAAGCGAATTGTTTTCAAGGATAACAACGAGCAGCTGGAAGATCTAGATGAGCGACTGAGAGAAGAACAGGAGGAGGAAGACAGACGTTTAAGAGAAGAAGCGGTGGAGCAGCAGCGTCTAAGGGCGGAAGAGGAGGAGAGGCAACGCCTTAGAGCAGAAGAAGAGGAGCAACAGCGTCTAAGAGAAGAGGCGGAGGAGGACAGACGTCAAAGAGCtgaagaggaggaagagaaACGTCAGAGAGAATACCAACGAGAGAAGGAACTAAGGAATCTGCAACTGCAAGAGGAGCAAAGAAAACAGCAACACACCCCTCTTAATGCGCTCTACGAGCAGGCAGCTCCCCCACAACGTGGTGCTCGGGTCATTTTCCCCGATCACTATGAGCGTCACATACGCCGAGGAAAGATCCTGAATAAACCGACCTATGCGCCCAGCTATGACTACCACAATGAAGTTCGTCCCGaggagcaagagcaacagctgGTGGTCAGCGATGAGCATAGACCGACCTACTATCGTATAGAGACTGCAGATTATCAAGCCAATACTCTAGGGCAGAACTTTATGAATTACGGCGAATATATGCCAGGAAATACTGCGTCTTATATGGCAGGAAATACGGTGCGTTTTGTCGAACCTCTCGATAGACCTCAATATAATGCACACTACAACTACCCGAATACGAACTATATCAGCGATAATCGCTACAGCAGCGCATATCAGGCCAGTTCTACACGCAGACCTAAGCACGAGGATGATAAgaacatatacataaataattcacAAGGTGTTACCGAATACTATATAAGACCGGATGGACGTAAAGTCTATTTGGCTAGCGGTTGA